A window of Streptomyces sp. NBC_01142 genomic DNA:
CGTCCAAACAGCGCCGATCTTTGTCCATGGACCGGCTCACCGCCAGGGGGCGATCGTTGGTCGCGGTACGTGACCAAGTGAGGGGCGGAACGTGGCTGAGTTCACGGTCGGTGATACGGACTTTCTGGTGGACGGGCGGCCGGTGCGGCTGCTGTCGGGGGCGCTGCACTACTTCCGGGTGCACGAGGCACAGTGGGACCACCGGCTGGCGATGCTGCGGGCCATGGGGCTGAACTGCGTCGAGACGTACGTCCCGTGGAACCTGCACGAGCCCGAGCCCGGCCGGTACGCCGACGCGGAGGCGCTGGGGCGGTTCCTGGACGCCGCGCACGCTGCGGGGCTGTGCGCGATCGTGCGCCCGGGGCCGTACATCTGCGCCGAGTGGGAGAACGGCGGGCTGCCGCACTGGCTGACCGGCCGCCTCGGACGGCGCGCGCGCACGGACGACGCCGAGTACCTGGGGCATGTGGAGCGGTGGTTCACGCGGCTGCTGCCGCAGGTCGTGGAGCGCCAGATCGGACTCGGCGGGCCGGTGATCATGGTTCAGGTCGAGAACGAGTACGGCAGTTACGGCTCCGACCAGGGCTATCTGCGCCACCTCGTGGAACTGCTGCAGAGCTGCGGAGTGACGGTCCCGCTGTTCACCTCCGACGGGCCCGAGGACCATATGCTGACCGGCGGTTCGGTGCCGGGCGTGCTCGCGACGGCGAACTTCGGGTCCGGCGCGCGGGAGGCGTTCGAGACGCTGCGCCGCCATCGGCCCACCGGGCCGCTGATGTCCATGGAGTTCTGGTGCGGCTGGTTCGACCACTGGGGCGGGGACCATGTCGTACGCGATCCGGCGGACGCCGCGGCAGCGCTGCGCGAGATCCTGGAGTGCGGCGCCTCGGTCAACATCTACATGGCGCACGGCGGCACGAACTTCGCCGGCTGGGCGGGAGCCAACCGGGGTGGCGGCGCACTGCACATGGCCGAGCTCCAGCCGGACGTCACGTCGTACGACTACGACGCGCCGGTCGACGAGTCCGGGCGGCCGACGGAGAAGTTCTGGCTGTTCCGGGAGGTGCTCGCGCAGTACGGGGAGGGGCCGCTGCCGGAGCCGCCGCCCGCCCCCGCCCGGCTCGGCACCCCGGTGCGGGCGGAGCTCGCCGAGTGGGCGCCGCTGGGGGACGTACTGGAGGTGCTCGGCGGGCCGGAGACGGAGACTCCCGTGCCGCCGTCCTTCGAAGAGCTGGACGTGGACCGCGGTCTCGTCCGCTACCGGGTCGACGTCCCGGGACCGCGGCAGCCGTATCCGCTGAGCCTCCCGGGTCTGCGGGACCGGGCCGTTGTGTACGTCGACGGGGTACGGGCCGGTGTGCTGAACGGCGAGAACACGGTGCTGGAGGAGCCGGTGGCGGGGCCCGCGGCAGTGGAACTGTGGGTGGAGTCGCTGGGGCGCGTCAACTACGGGCCGCGCACTGGCGAGTCCAAGGGGATCACCGGCGGCGTACTGCACGAGCGGCAGTATCTGCACGGCGTACGGGCGCGGGGGCTGCGGCTGGATGCGTTCGAGGAGGCGGGCGCGGTCGCCAAGGTGCCCTTCCGCGCGGCCGGGGAGTGGGCACCGGGCCTGTACCGGGGCGCCTTCGAGGTGAGCTCTCCGGGCGACGCGTCGCTGGAACTGCCGGGCTGGGGGCGCGGCTTCGTCTGGGTGAACGGCTTCAATCTCGGCCGCTACTGGTCGGTGGGCCCGCAGCGCGCGCTGTACGTCCCCGGGCCGGTGCTGCGCGCGGGCACGAACGAGGTGTGGGTGCTGGAGCTGGAGAGCGCGGGAGCGCCTGAGGGCGATGGCGTTGGCGTTGGCGTTGGCGAGAGGGTTGTTCGCCTCTCCTGAGCCGTACCGCCGCGCAGCCGCCCCGCCGTTCACCCGCCCTGCCGTCCTGCGGGTCCTGCCGTACAACAGAGGGGCAGATGCCGGACCGACGCGTCCGGCACCTGCCCCTCCCTCTCACGTGCTAGAGCTTTGCCGCTTCCGACTTGATGGTGGCGGCGAAGGTGGACACCTCGCTGTAGACACCCGGGTAGTTGGGCCGTGCGCAGCCCTGGCCCCAGCTGACGATGCCGACCTGGATCCATGCGCCGCCGTTGTCCTTGCGGAACATCGGGCCGCCGGAGTCACCCTGGCAGGTGTCGACGCCGCCCTGCGGGAACCCGGCGCAGATCTCCTCGCCGGCCACGAGCTCGGGGTACGACTGCTTGCAGCTGGCGTCCGAGACGAACGGCACCGTGGCCTTGCGGAGGTAGCGCTGCTGGGCGCCGCCCTCGCGGGTTCCGCCCCAGCCGGCCACGGTGAAGGTGCCGCTGTTGTACGCCGTCGTGTCGGCGATCTTCAGGGTGGGCAGGTTGATCGGCTTGGCGAGCTTGATCAGCGCCCAGTCCTTGCCCGTGCCGTTGTAGCCGGGAGCCTGGAGGACCTTGGTCGACCTGACCTTGATGGCGTTGGAGCTCTGCAGGTCGACGACGCCCGCGGTCGCGGTGATGCTGGTGTTGTTTCCGGAGCCGTTCACACAGTGAGCGGCGGTCAGGACGATGTCCTTGGCGTAGAGCGAGCCGCCACAGCCCATGGAGAGCCGGACCATGAAGGGGAACTCTCCCTGAGCGGCCGGAGTTCCGCCGACGACGGGCGGCGGAGCGGCGGCAGCAGAGCTGGGCGAGAGGCTGATCGCGGCGAGAGCGACGGCGCCGGCCGCGGCGCATCTCTTGAGCACGCGCAGAAGTTGCTTCAACGGACTGCCTTTCGTGGGGGGTTGAAAGGTACGCGGATGGCGAACCCGCGCAGCACGGTCCAGTGCTGACATGGGCCCGACAAAGCGTGATCCGGATTATGGAGAGTGGATCAGCCGCCCCACAAGGAGCAGTTTTCGGCCATGGTCATCAGCGGGGATTCGCCCCCTGCCCCCGTACAGTTGAGTCCGGCCGACCGTCGCGCACAGGGGGTACGGAACGTGGTGAACGGCAGCGAGGTGGTACGCGGCTTCCCGCATCTCGACACCGTGCGGGCGGCGATCACCGCGCTCTACCGGCGGCTGTCCCCCGAGGGCGTGCACTCCTACGCCCCCAGCGTCCTGCCGGCCGATGTGGCCTTCGCCGACCAGGACGATCTGCACCTCGGCGCACAGCGCGTCGCCCGCGCCCTCGTCCAGCATCTGCGGCTGCCCGACGCGCGGATGATCGTGAGCTTCCGCGAAATGCGCCATGCCGCAAGCGTCGAACTCACCGCGGGTCCCGAGTACTTCATCGAGCTCAACGACCGCTTCCGTACACACCGCCGGGACATCGGCGCTGCCCTCGCGCACGAGATCATGCATGTGCTGCTGCACAGACTGGACCTCTCGTTCCCCGGCACCCGGGACAACGAGATCCTCACCGACACCGCGACCACCTACCTCGGCGCGGGCTGGCTGCTGCTCGACGCGTTCCGCGAGGACAGCGTCTCCAGCCAGAAACTGGGCTACCTCACGCCCGAGGAGTTCGGGTATGTACTGGCCAAACGGGCGATCGCCCTCGACGAGGATCCCTCGCCGTGGTTCACCAGCCCGCAGGGATACACGGCGTACACCAAGGGCCGTGCCCAGGCGCTGCGCGACGCCCAGCAGCCCCCGCTGACCACCGCGGGCTGGACGGGCCGGCACCGCTACGCCAAGGACCGACGCCACGCCAGGGAGCATCCGGACCCTGCCCCGCCGGACGACTCCGTCGCGTACGCCTTCGAAAGCGACCCCGACGGGATGCGCGTCTCCTTCCCGTGCCCCACCTGCCTCCAGCGCATCCGCGTTCCCGTGCGGGGGCGGGTGCGCGCCCGCTGCGGGCTGTGCCGGACCATCCTCGAATGCGACACCTGACCGGACGACCGTAGGGTCGAAGCATGACGAAAGAGCCGACAGCAGGCGTGGCCGACCTGTTCGAGGCGGTGCACGCCGGCGAGGACGACGTCGTCGTGGGGCTGCTCAGGGCCGGGATACCCGTCGATGCGACCGACGAGGACGGGCAGACGCCGCTCTATCTGGCGGCGGTGAGCGACGAGGTGGGCATCGTGCGGCTGCTGCTGGCCGCGGGCGCCGCGCCCGAGCGGGCCGGCGGCCCCGACGCCGGGGACCTTCCGCTGTGCGGGGCCGCGGTCGGCGGGCACACCGAGGTGGTCCGGGCGCTGCTCGCCGCGGGCGCCCGGCCCGATCTGCCGGAGGCGTACGGCTTCACGGCCATGGCCTGGGCGGTGGGCCAGGGGCACGCCGCAACGGTCGAGGCGCTGCTGGAGTACGGCGCCGACCCCGATCTGCCGGGCCCGAACGGTGAGCCGCCGCTGGTGTCGGCCGCCCGCCGCGGCTCCCCGTCGACGGTGCGGGCACTGCTGCGGCACGGCGCCGCGTCGAAGGACGCGGCACTGGCGGAGGCCCGGCAATGGCTCGTACGGGATGTGGAGCGGGAGCTGCGGGAGGGGCTGCTGCGGGCGTACGGGGAAAGCGAGGGGTACGAGGCCGACTCGCGGCGGGTCGAGGAGGACGGCGGGGTCACCGTCGTCGTCGAACTGCTGCGGGACGGCGAGCCCATGGCGGGCAATGAGCAGCAGACCGGCCACGGTGCGATCGCCACGCTGCTGGAGGGCGAGCTGGGGATCCAGACGCCGTACGCGGACCTGGCCGAACGCGCCCTGCGCTGCGGGGACCCGGACCAGGACGACTGGATCGAGTCGGTGACGGCGCTGTGGCGGCGCGGCGACGAGGAGACCTTCCAGGCTGCGGCGGCCTGGTGCGCGAGCGACGACCCGCTGCGGCAGGCATTCGCGGCGGACGTACTGGCGCAACTGGGCTTCACGAGCACGGTGACGGCGGACGGACACCCCGGGCCCCGGCGGCCGTTCGCCGCGCGGGCGTTGCCCTTGCTGCGCGAGTTGTCCCGTGAGGCGCAGGAGCCGGAATTGATCCAGGCGGTTGTCCTCGGGCTCGGCCACCACGGGGATCCGGCCGCGCTGCCCGAGATCCTGCGGCATGCCGGGCATCCGGATGCGGAGGTGCGTCACCGGGTGGCGCTGGCGCTGGGCGGGCTCGTGCCGAACGACCATGCGGACGGCATCGAGACGCTGATCGCGATGAGCCGGGACGCGGACGCCCATGTCAGGGACTGGGCGACCATGGCGCTGGCGGGCGTGGAAGCCGATACGCACCGGATCCGCGAGGCGCTCGCGGCACGGCTCAACGACCCGGACGCGGACACCGCGGCCGAGGCGGCCAGGGGGCTGGCGATGCGTCAGGATCCCCGTGCCGCTCAGGCGTTGACGCGCCTGCTGGCGGACGAGGACCCGGACGGCTACGCCCGCGACACCGCCGCGGATGCCGTGCGGCACATACAGGACGAGCGGCTCAGGCGCCGCCTGGAAGGAACGTCGCCGCGCTGCCGCTGACGGATCCCGGCGCACCCGCGCCTGCGGCTCTGCCCGTGGCGGCAGTGGAGGCGGCGCGGGCTCGGTCGGCCCGGTTCCGTACGCCTGCCCGCGCCTGCGGCTCTGTCCGTGGCGGCAGTGGAGGCGGCGCGGGCTCGGTCGGCCCGGTTCCGTACGCCTGCCCGCGCCCGGCCTGCCGGTTCGGCCCGGTTCCGTACACCTGCCGCGCCCGGCCTGCCGGTTCGGCCCGGCCTCACCGGAGCCGCAGCGCACCCGGCGCCCGCTCCTCCATGATCCGCACCAGCCAGTCGAAGACGGTCGCACCCTGCCCCGCCTCCGCCCGGTCCAGCTCCTCCTGGACCGCGGCCCTGTTCTGCGGATGGACTCGGCCCAGCCGCAGCCGAAGCTGTCGTACGGTCTCGTCCCGCCCCAGCGCCCGGCGGGAGAGTTCGTGGTCGCGCCACTCGATGACGAAGTCGCCGTCGTCCGGCGTCCCGAAGCCGCCGCCGAGGCAGTCCGCGAAGGCGTCGAGGTTGCGGCCGAAGTATCCGCCCGGCCCGTTCACGGCTTCGCCGATCACCTGCCAGAAGCTCTCCAGGCCGGCGACCTCCGCCCCGTCGATCACATAGGTCCTGGTCACGGGGCGGAGGTTACCGGGGAAGGAGGTTTCCTGGCTCAGCAGCCGTGGTCGACGAGGTCGAACGACTCGTAGTGGTCGGCGGTGTAGTAGTCCTCCTCCTGTGCCTCGTCGCCGGTGACGAGGCGGCGGGCGCCCCGGTGGGACGAGCCCGGCGTCTTGACGGTGTACTCGTGGTAGTAGCCGGTCGACTGCGACGGCAGGATGCCCTCGCGGTTCTGGAAGACGGTGCCGTCCTGGGGATACGGGAACGGCCCGTCCGACTCGATCAGGCCGAGGGTGTCGTGCGCCTGCGAGGGGAGGTCGGAGTAGCAGATCTCACCGACGGCGGCGGAGGTGAACTCCGGTGCGGCCGCGGCCTGTCCGCCGATGAGCAGGGTCGAGACAAGGGCGGCGACGCCGCCGAGCGTGGCGATTCGTGGGGGGATTCGCATACGCACCATTGATGCGCGTAGACCTTGACGCGTCAATGACAACTTGGCCGAATTTCCCGGAAGTTAACGCTACTCGGCCCCATCGGCACGGGAACTTCACCCGTTGTCCGCGCGGCTACCGCAGGCCGTACACGGGCTGCGGCGGCTCGGCCTCCGCGAGCAGTTCCAGCGCTGCCGCACCCGCCTCGGCCGGAGTCCGGCGCGCACCCTTGTCGGCGGTGGGGCCCGGCCGCCAGCCTTCCATGACAGTGATGCGGCCTGCCTCCACCTCGAAGACCCGGCCGCTCACGCCCGTACTGGCGTCGGAGCCGAGCCAGACGACGAGCGGTGAGACATCCTCGGGCAGGGCGGAAAGACCCGCGAAGAACTCCTCCGTCATACGGGTACGGGCCGCCGGCGCGATGGCGTTGACCTGCACGCCGTACCGGCCCATCTCGGCCGACGCGACCAGGGTCAGGCCGATGATTCCGGCCTTGGCGGCCGCATAGTTGCCCTGGCCGACGCTGCCCAGCAACCCTGCCCCGGATGTCGTGTTGACCACCCGGGCCGCCACCGGCCGCCCCGCCCCGGCCTCGGAACGCCAGTGCGCGGCGGCATGCTTGAGCGGCAGGAAATGGCCCTTCAGATGCACCCGCATCACGGCGTCCCAGTCGTCCTCGCCGAGGTTGACGAGCATCCGGTCACGCAGAAAACCCGCGTTGTTGACCAGGGTGTCGAGCCGGCCGTACGTCTCCAGTGCGGCGGCGACGAGAGACGTGGCACCCTCCGTCGTCGCGATGTCGCCGCCGTGCGCCAGCGCTTCGCCGCCCGCCGCCCGGATCTCGTCGACGACCTGCTGGGCCGGGCCGGTGGAGCAACCCGCCCCGTCCAGGCCCACGCCCAGGTCGTTGACGACGACCTTCGCGCCCTCGGCGGCGAAGGCGAGCGCATGGGCCCGCCCGAGACCGCGCCCGGCACCCGTCACGATCACCACACGCCCCTCGCAGATTCGGGTCATCTCACGTCTCCTTGTTGACAGTTGCGGCATCGAGGAAGGCGGGGCGCTCCCCGCCCCCGTGCACGAGCAGCGAGGCCCCGCTCACATAGGCCGCCCGCTCCGAGGCGAGGAAGACGGCCGCGTCACCGATCTCCGAGGGCTCCGCCAGCCGCCCCAGGGGCACGGTGCGACCGACCGCCGCGATCCCCTCCTCATCCCCGTAGTGCAGCCGGGACAGCTCGGTGCGGACCATGCCGAGGACGAGTGTGTTCACCCGTACCTCGGGCGCCCACTCCACAGCCATGGAGCGGGCCAGATTCTCCAGTCCGGCCTTCGCCGCCCCGTACGCCGCCGACCCCGGCGACGGGCGGCCGCCACTGACGCTGCCGATCATCACGATCGACCCACGGGCCGCCTTGAGAAGCTCGTACGCCGCGAGTGACGCGGTCAGCGGCGCGGTGAGATTGAGCTCGATCACCCGGGCGTGGCGGGCGGCGTCGCCTGCACCGAGCAGCCGGTACGGTGTCCCGCCCGCATTGTTGACCAGGGTGTCCAGTCGGCCGTACCGCACCGCGACCTTGTCGAAGAACTCCCCCACCGCAGCCGGATCGCGCACGTCGAGCGGTACGAACTCGGCCCCGGCAACGGGGGCTTCGGGCGCTCTGCGGGCACAGACCACCACCTCGGCGCCCGCCCGCAGGAACGCCCGCGCGATGCCCGCGCCCACGCCCCGCGTGCCGCCGGTGACGACGGCAACCCTCCCGTCCAGCTCCATCGGCTGCTACCTTCCTCACCTAACAAATGTTTGGTGGAAAGGTAGCTGATCCGCTCATGGGTGTCTCCACCGCAAGCCCTGAGAAGGGCATCTCCCTCGTCACGGTCGACTTCCCACCCGTCAACGCCCTTCCCGTACAGGGCTGGTACGACCTCGCCGACGCGCTGCGCGCGGCCGGACGCGACCCGCAGATCCGCTGTGTCGTGCTGGCCGCCGCGGGACGGGGCTTCAACGCGGGTGTCGACATCAAGGAGATGCAGCGCGACACCGGACACACCGCCCTGATCGGCGCGAACCGCGGCTGCTCCGAGGCGTTCGCCGCGGTGTACGAGTGCGAGGTGCCCGTCGTCGCCGCGGTGAACGGCTTCTGCCTGGGCGGCGGCATCGGCCTCGTCGGCAACGCGGACGCGATCGTCGCCTCCGACGACGCCACCTTCGGACTGCCCGAGCTGGACCGGGGCGCCCTCGGCGCGGCCACCCATCTCGCCCGCCTTGTCCCCCAGCATCTGATGCGCGCGCTGTACTACACCTCGCGCACCGCCACCGCGCAGGAGCTGCACGCCCACGGCTCGGTCTGGAAGGTCGTCCCGCGCGACGAACTGGCGGCGGCCGCACTGGAGCTGGCGCGGGAGATCGCGCGGAAGGACAGCTGCCTCATCCGGCTGGCCAAGGCCGCCATCAACGGCATCGACCCCGTCGACGTACGCCGCAGTTACCGCTTCGAGCAGGGCTTCACCTTCGAGGCCAACCTCAGCGGGGTCGCCGACCGCGTCCGCGACACCTTCGGGAAGGAAGAGCAGTCGTGACCGACAAGACCATGACGCCCGACGAGGTGGTCGCCCGGCTGAGCAGCGGGATGACGCTCGGGATCGGCGGCTGGGGCTCCCGCCGCAAACCGATGGCCCTGGTGCGAGCACTGCTCCGGTCCGGCATCACCGATCTCACCGTCGTCTCGTACGGCGGCCCCGACGTCGGCCTCCTCGCCGCCGCCGGCCGGATCCGCAAGCTCGTCACGGCCTTCGTCACCCTCGACTCGATCCCCCTCGAACCGCACTTCCGTGCCGCCCGCCAGTGCGGCGACCTCGCACTCACCGAGATCGACGAGGCAATGTTCATGTGGGGCCTGCACGCGGCCGCCAACCGGCTGCCGTTCCTCCCCGTGCGCGCCGGCCTCGGCTCCGACGTCATGCGTGTCAACCCCGGGCTCCGTACGGTCACCTCACCGTACGAGGACGGCGAGGAGTTCGTCGCGATGCCCGCCCTGCGGATGGACGCGGCGCTGGTCCACCTCAACCGCGCGGACAGGCTCGGAAACGGCCAGTACCTCGGCCCCGACCCGTACTTCGACGACCTGTTCTGCGAGGCCGCCGACACCGCGTACATCTCCTGCGAGCAACTGGTGGAGACTGCCGAGCTCACCAAGGACGCGGCGCCGCAGACCCTGCTCGTCAGCCGGCACGCGGTGACCGGAGTGGTCGAGGCACCCAACGGCGCGCACTTCACCTCGTGCGCCCCCGACTACGACCGCGACGAGACATTCCAGCGCCACTACGCGACCACCCCCTGGCCGGAGTTCGCCGAACGCTTCCTGTCCGGCGACGAACACGCCTACCGGTCCGCCGTCGCGGCATGGCACAAGGAGCAGCAGTGAGCACCGTGACCGTGTCCCGTGCCGAGTACTGCGTCGTCGCCTGTGCCGAGGCCTGGCGCGACGCGGGCGAGATCCTCGCCAGCCCTATGGGCGCCATCCCGTCCATCGGCGCCCGGCTCGCCAAACGCACCTTCTCCCCCGATCTGCTGCTCACGGACGGCGAAGCGCTGCTTGTCGGCCCCGACGGGTCGGCGGAGGGCTGGCTGCCCTACCGCCGCCATCTCGCCATGGTGACCGGCGGCAGGCGCCACGTGATGATGGGCGCGAGCCAGATCGACCGCTTCGGCAACCAGAACATCTCCTGCATCGGCGACTGGGAGCGGCCCGCACGCCAGCTTCTCGGTGTACGCGGCGCACCCGTCAACACCCTCAACAATCCGGTGAGTTACTGGGTGCCGAAACACTCCACGAGGGTCTTCGTCGAACGCGTCGATATGGTGAGCGGCGTCGGATACGACAGCGCGGCCGCCGCCGGTCCGAGCGCGACCCGCTACCACCGCATCCCGCGGGTCGTCTCCGACCTCGGTGTCTTCGACTTCGCGACCCCCGACCGCTCGATGCGGCTCGCGTCCCTGCATCCGGGCGTCACGGTGGAGCGGGTCCGTGAGGCAACCGGGTTCGTCCTCATGACCGGCCAGGACATCCCGTACACCCGCGAGCCCGGCCCCGAGGAGCTGCGTCTCATCCGCGAGGTCATCGACCCGGGCGGGCTGCGCGATCGTGAGGTCAGGGCGTGATGGAGACGGCCCTCACCCGGCTGACCGGCGTACGGCACCCCCTCGTACAGACCGGCATGGGGTGGGTGGCCGGGCCGCGGCTGGTCTCCGCCTCCGCCAACGCGGGCGCGCTCGGCATCCTCGCCTCCGCAACGATGACCACCGAACAGCTGCGGCAGTCCGTCCGCGAGGTGAAGTCCCGTACGGAGGCGCCCTTCGGGGTCAATCTCCGCGCCGACGCGGGCGATGCCCGCGACCGGGTCCGGATCATCATCGACGAAGAAGTGAAGGTCGCCTCCTTCGCCCTGGCGCCCTCCCGTGGACTGATCGCCGAGCTCAAGGACGCGGGCGTGGTCGTCATCCCCTCCATCGGGGCCCGTCGGCATGCGGAGAAGGTCGCGGCCTGGGGCGCGGACGCGGTGATCGTGCAGGGCGGCGAGGGCGGCGGCCACACCGGCGACGTGGCAACGACCGTGCTGCTTCCGCAGGTTGTCGATGCGGTGGACATCCCGGTGATCGCGGCGGGCGGCTTCCACGACGGGCGCGGCCTGGTCGCGGCGCTCGCCTACGGGGCGGCGGGCATCGCCATGGGCACGCGTTTCCTGCTCACCTCGGACTCGACCGTCCCGGACGCGGTGAAGGCCGTGTACCTCGCCGCGACCGTCAAGGACATCACCGTCACCACCGCCGTCGACGGGCTGCCGCACCGGATGCTCCGTACGGAACTCGTCGACTCCCTCGAACGGGCGGGCCGTACGAGGGCGCTGGCACAGGCCGTCCGCCGTGCCGCCGGCTTCAGGAGGATCTCGGGCCTGTCCTGGTCACAGATGATCCGCGACGGACTGGCCATGAAGCACGACAAGGACCTGACCTGGAGCCAGGTCCTGCTCGCGGCCAACACCCCCATGCTGCTGAAGGCATCCATGGTCGAGGGCCGCACCGACCTCGGCGTGATGGCTTCCGGGCAGGTCGCGGGGCTGATCGAGGATCTGCCGAGCTGCGAGGAGCTTGTCGCGCGCGTGATGTCCGAGGCGACGCGGGCACTCGACGCGCTGCCGCGGTTCTCTCCCCCGCCCCGCCCCTTCCCGTAGCCGGGAGGTGCACCCCTCCCCGTACGTCCTCGATCGCCGGACGGGCTGACGTTGTCAGCCCCGCCGGCGATCGAGGCCGCGATCGAGGCGCGGGGTTCGGGGCGGAGCCCCGACAGGGCCGCCGGTCTACGCCGCGGTTCGGCGCCCGCCCTGCGCACCGCGCCCAGGACGCCCGCCCTGCCGGGCCTGGCCGCCGCCCTGGCCGCCGCCCTGGCCACCGCGCCGGCCACGACCGCCGCCGCCACCGCCGCCCTGCGCGCCACGGCCACCGCCCTGTCCCTGGCCCGGGACCTGGGCACGGCGCCGCTGCGGCCGCTGCTGCGGCACGACGGGCTGCGGCACCTCGACGGTGACAGCGACACCGGAGGGCTCACGCGCACCGGTGATGCGGGCCAGCTCTTCGTCGCTGGACTTGACCCTGGCCGTGCGCGGGCTGATGCCCGCGTCCACCATCAGCCGGGTCATCTCGCGCCGCTGCTCGGGGAGCACCAGCGTCACGACACTGCCGGACTCGCCCGCCCTGGCGGTGCGTCCGCCGCGGTGCAGGTAGTCCTTGTGGTCGACGGGCGGATCGACGTTGACGACCAGGTCGAGATCGTCGACATGGATGCCGCGGGCCGCCACATTGGTCGCCACCAGAGCGG
This region includes:
- a CDS encoding HEAT repeat domain-containing protein, with protein sequence MTKEPTAGVADLFEAVHAGEDDVVVGLLRAGIPVDATDEDGQTPLYLAAVSDEVGIVRLLLAAGAAPERAGGPDAGDLPLCGAAVGGHTEVVRALLAAGARPDLPEAYGFTAMAWAVGQGHAATVEALLEYGADPDLPGPNGEPPLVSAARRGSPSTVRALLRHGAASKDAALAEARQWLVRDVERELREGLLRAYGESEGYEADSRRVEEDGGVTVVVELLRDGEPMAGNEQQTGHGAIATLLEGELGIQTPYADLAERALRCGDPDQDDWIESVTALWRRGDEETFQAAAAWCASDDPLRQAFAADVLAQLGFTSTVTADGHPGPRRPFAARALPLLRELSREAQEPELIQAVVLGLGHHGDPAALPEILRHAGHPDAEVRHRVALALGGLVPNDHADGIETLIAMSRDADAHVRDWATMALAGVEADTHRIREALAARLNDPDADTAAEAARGLAMRQDPRAAQALTRLLADEDPDGYARDTAADAVRHIQDERLRRRLEGTSPRCR
- a CDS encoding CoA-transferase subunit beta, with amino-acid sequence MAQGAAVSTVTVSRAEYCVVACAEAWRDAGEILASPMGAIPSIGARLAKRTFSPDLLLTDGEALLVGPDGSAEGWLPYRRHLAMVTGGRRHVMMGASQIDRFGNQNISCIGDWERPARQLLGVRGAPVNTLNNPVSYWVPKHSTRVFVERVDMVSGVGYDSAAAAGPSATRYHRIPRVVSDLGVFDFATPDRSMRLASLHPGVTVERVREATGFVLMTGQDIPYTREPGPEELRLIREVIDPGGLRDREVRA
- a CDS encoding barstar family protein, which gives rise to MTRTYVIDGAEVAGLESFWQVIGEAVNGPGGYFGRNLDAFADCLGGGFGTPDDGDFVIEWRDHELSRRALGRDETVRQLRLRLGRVHPQNRAAVQEELDRAEAGQGATVFDWLVRIMEERAPGALRLR
- a CDS encoding trypsin-like serine protease is translated as MKQLLRVLKRCAAAGAVALAAISLSPSSAAAAPPPVVGGTPAAQGEFPFMVRLSMGCGGSLYAKDIVLTAAHCVNGSGNNTSITATAGVVDLQSSNAIKVRSTKVLQAPGYNGTGKDWALIKLAKPINLPTLKIADTTAYNSGTFTVAGWGGTREGGAQQRYLRKATVPFVSDASCKQSYPELVAGEEICAGFPQGGVDTCQGDSGGPMFRKDNGGAWIQVGIVSWGQGCARPNYPGVYSEVSTFAATIKSEAAKL
- a CDS encoding CoA transferase subunit A; translation: MTDKTMTPDEVVARLSSGMTLGIGGWGSRRKPMALVRALLRSGITDLTVVSYGGPDVGLLAAAGRIRKLVTAFVTLDSIPLEPHFRAARQCGDLALTEIDEAMFMWGLHAAANRLPFLPVRAGLGSDVMRVNPGLRTVTSPYEDGEEFVAMPALRMDAALVHLNRADRLGNGQYLGPDPYFDDLFCEAADTAYISCEQLVETAELTKDAAPQTLLVSRHAVTGVVEAPNGAHFTSCAPDYDRDETFQRHYATTPWPEFAERFLSGDEHAYRSAVAAWHKEQQ
- a CDS encoding enoyl-CoA hydratase family protein, which translates into the protein MGVSTASPEKGISLVTVDFPPVNALPVQGWYDLADALRAAGRDPQIRCVVLAAAGRGFNAGVDIKEMQRDTGHTALIGANRGCSEAFAAVYECEVPVVAAVNGFCLGGGIGLVGNADAIVASDDATFGLPELDRGALGAATHLARLVPQHLMRALYYTSRTATAQELHAHGSVWKVVPRDELAAAALELAREIARKDSCLIRLAKAAINGIDPVDVRRSYRFEQGFTFEANLSGVADRVRDTFGKEEQS
- a CDS encoding SDR family oxidoreductase, with product MELDGRVAVVTGGTRGVGAGIARAFLRAGAEVVVCARRAPEAPVAGAEFVPLDVRDPAAVGEFFDKVAVRYGRLDTLVNNAGGTPYRLLGAGDAARHARVIELNLTAPLTASLAAYELLKAARGSIVMIGSVSGGRPSPGSAAYGAAKAGLENLARSMAVEWAPEVRVNTLVLGMVRTELSRLHYGDEEGIAAVGRTVPLGRLAEPSEIGDAAVFLASERAAYVSGASLLVHGGGERPAFLDAATVNKET
- a CDS encoding beta-galactosidase translates to MAEFTVGDTDFLVDGRPVRLLSGALHYFRVHEAQWDHRLAMLRAMGLNCVETYVPWNLHEPEPGRYADAEALGRFLDAAHAAGLCAIVRPGPYICAEWENGGLPHWLTGRLGRRARTDDAEYLGHVERWFTRLLPQVVERQIGLGGPVIMVQVENEYGSYGSDQGYLRHLVELLQSCGVTVPLFTSDGPEDHMLTGGSVPGVLATANFGSGAREAFETLRRHRPTGPLMSMEFWCGWFDHWGGDHVVRDPADAAAALREILECGASVNIYMAHGGTNFAGWAGANRGGGALHMAELQPDVTSYDYDAPVDESGRPTEKFWLFREVLAQYGEGPLPEPPPAPARLGTPVRAELAEWAPLGDVLEVLGGPETETPVPPSFEELDVDRGLVRYRVDVPGPRQPYPLSLPGLRDRAVVYVDGVRAGVLNGENTVLEEPVAGPAAVELWVESLGRVNYGPRTGESKGITGGVLHERQYLHGVRARGLRLDAFEEAGAVAKVPFRAAGEWAPGLYRGAFEVSSPGDASLELPGWGRGFVWVNGFNLGRYWSVGPQRALYVPGPVLRAGTNEVWVLELESAGAPEGDGVGVGVGERVVRLS
- a CDS encoding SDR family oxidoreductase translates to MTRICEGRVVIVTGAGRGLGRAHALAFAAEGAKVVVNDLGVGLDGAGCSTGPAQQVVDEIRAAGGEALAHGGDIATTEGATSLVAAALETYGRLDTLVNNAGFLRDRMLVNLGEDDWDAVMRVHLKGHFLPLKHAAAHWRSEAGAGRPVAARVVNTTSGAGLLGSVGQGNYAAAKAGIIGLTLVASAEMGRYGVQVNAIAPAARTRMTEEFFAGLSALPEDVSPLVVWLGSDASTGVSGRVFEVEAGRITVMEGWRPGPTADKGARRTPAEAGAAALELLAEAEPPQPVYGLR
- a CDS encoding ribonuclease, with protein sequence MRIPPRIATLGGVAALVSTLLIGGQAAAAPEFTSAAVGEICYSDLPSQAHDTLGLIESDGPFPYPQDGTVFQNREGILPSQSTGYYHEYTVKTPGSSHRGARRLVTGDEAQEEDYYTADHYESFDLVDHGC